Proteins encoded by one window of Prevotella nigrescens:
- a CDS encoding S41 family peptidase yields the protein MKKIITAALLGLSLNSFADSSPLWLRFCSIAPDGQTIAFSYKGDIFSVPVNGGTAKQLTTNPAYDAYPVWSPDGQKIAFASTREGSMDIYLMDKNGGVPKRLTTNSGSEIPMAFTDNDHILFSSAIMPTAKSIFFASGTFPQTYEVDVNASRPRLYSPMTMCDANVRSNGDILYHDVKGYEDNFRKHHRSPVTRDIWLYSKGNYTKLTDFNGEDRTPVWAANDNAYYYLSEEDGTFNVYKRNIDGSGKKQLTFHKQNPVRFLTAASNGTMCYGYDGEIYTLNEGQQPRKVEINIVADKIDKDLIRQVRSSGATEIKLSPKGKEIAFVLHGDVYVTSLDYQTTKQITNTAEQERDIDFAPDGRSIVYSSERNGIWQIYETKIKNKAEKNFTYATELVEERLTNTNQTSQMPQYSPDGKKVAFYENRASLKVLDLKSKDVTTATNGKDLYSYSDGDIWFSWSPDSRWLLTPYMGNAGWNNVDISLVDASGKKAPFNLTQSGYNDSGAKWVLKGKAMLFFSDRAGYRSHGSWGAESDAYLMFFDLDAYDHFRMSKEEKELFDEAEKEKKKDDKETKDEENKKEKIKPLQFDLENCRDRIVRLTVNSSRLGDAILSPNGNVLYYQAAFEGGYDLWKHDLKENKTQIVMKEVGGGSLEADKDFKNLYLCVRNGIKKIDLSKQSSANVGFEARFDYKPYQEREYIFDHVWQQVKDKFYVEDIHGVDWEGYRKIYQRFLPYINNEYDFRDMLGELLGELNASHTGARYYGSSPSLTTATLGLFYDDTYDGDGLKIEEVIKRGPFTVRNTGVTAGCIIEKIDGEPILKGKDYNYLLDGKAGKRVIVSVYNPANKKHFDVTVKAISKGMQDELLYKRWVDRNRAFVDSISGGRIAYVHVKGMNSPSFRTVYSELLSAENRVKDAVIVDERHNGGGWLHDDLCTLLSGKEYQKFIPHGKHIGNDPFNKWNKPSCVLICEDDYSNGMGFPQIYKYLGIGKLVGAPIAGTMTAVWWETLINGMVFGIPQVGCQDMNGRFAENLQLNPDVEVYNTPADYINGYDRQLEKAVHEMMKK from the coding sequence ATGAAAAAAATTATAACAGCTGCATTATTAGGCCTTTCGCTTAACAGCTTTGCCGACAGTTCACCTTTATGGTTGCGTTTCTGTTCTATCGCGCCAGACGGACAAACTATTGCCTTTTCGTATAAAGGCGATATATTTTCGGTTCCCGTAAATGGTGGAACAGCAAAACAACTTACTACTAATCCAGCATACGATGCTTACCCCGTCTGGAGTCCCGATGGGCAAAAAATTGCTTTTGCTTCCACACGCGAAGGTAGTATGGATATCTATTTAATGGATAAAAATGGGGGCGTTCCCAAGCGTTTAACTACTAATAGTGGCAGCGAAATACCCATGGCGTTTACCGATAATGACCACATCTTGTTTTCATCGGCTATTATGCCTACCGCAAAATCTATATTCTTTGCTTCAGGTACATTCCCACAAACCTACGAAGTTGATGTCAATGCAAGCCGTCCTCGCCTATATTCGCCCATGACTATGTGCGATGCGAACGTAAGAAGTAATGGCGATATTCTATATCACGATGTAAAAGGCTACGAAGACAATTTCCGTAAACACCATCGTTCGCCTGTAACACGCGATATTTGGCTTTATAGCAAAGGAAACTATACCAAGCTTACCGACTTTAATGGGGAAGACCGAACGCCTGTATGGGCTGCAAACGACAATGCTTACTATTATTTAAGCGAAGAAGACGGAACTTTCAATGTTTATAAACGCAACATTGATGGCAGTGGCAAGAAACAGCTTACGTTCCATAAACAAAATCCCGTACGTTTTCTTACGGCAGCAAGCAATGGTACAATGTGCTACGGCTACGATGGCGAGATATATACGCTTAACGAGGGGCAACAACCAAGGAAGGTTGAAATAAATATTGTTGCCGATAAAATAGACAAGGACCTTATACGCCAGGTACGTTCATCGGGCGCAACCGAAATAAAGCTCTCGCCAAAGGGAAAAGAAATTGCATTTGTATTGCATGGTGATGTTTACGTAACCTCGTTAGACTATCAGACAACCAAACAAATAACAAACACTGCAGAACAAGAACGCGATATAGACTTTGCTCCAGACGGAAGAAGCATTGTATATAGCTCGGAGCGTAATGGAATTTGGCAGATTTACGAAACTAAAATTAAGAACAAGGCAGAGAAAAACTTTACCTATGCAACCGAATTAGTAGAGGAACGTCTGACAAATACCAACCAAACATCGCAGATGCCACAGTATAGTCCTGATGGAAAAAAGGTGGCTTTCTATGAAAACCGGGCATCGTTAAAGGTTTTAGACCTTAAATCGAAAGATGTAACAACAGCTACCAATGGGAAAGATTTGTATTCTTACAGCGATGGCGATATATGGTTTTCGTGGAGTCCGGACAGCCGTTGGCTCTTAACTCCCTATATGGGCAATGCTGGTTGGAACAACGTAGACATATCGCTTGTAGACGCTTCGGGCAAAAAAGCTCCTTTTAACCTTACACAAAGCGGATATAACGATAGCGGTGCCAAATGGGTACTGAAAGGCAAGGCTATGTTGTTCTTCAGCGACCGTGCCGGTTATAGAAGTCATGGAAGTTGGGGCGCAGAATCTGACGCTTATTTGATGTTCTTCGACCTTGATGCTTACGACCATTTCCGTATGTCGAAAGAGGAAAAGGAATTGTTTGATGAGGCAGAAAAGGAAAAGAAAAAGGACGACAAAGAAACAAAAGACGAAGAAAACAAGAAAGAAAAGATAAAACCGCTGCAATTCGATTTAGAAAACTGTCGCGACCGTATCGTACGCTTAACTGTAAATTCTTCTCGACTGGGCGATGCCATATTGAGTCCTAATGGAAACGTCCTATACTATCAGGCTGCTTTCGAAGGTGGTTACGACCTTTGGAAACACGATTTGAAAGAAAATAAGACACAAATTGTTATGAAAGAAGTTGGAGGCGGCTCGTTGGAAGCCGACAAAGACTTCAAAAATCTTTATCTTTGTGTTCGTAATGGCATTAAGAAGATAGACCTTTCTAAACAATCGAGTGCTAATGTTGGCTTTGAAGCTCGTTTCGATTATAAACCTTATCAGGAACGAGAATACATTTTCGACCACGTATGGCAACAAGTAAAAGATAAATTCTATGTGGAAGACATTCACGGCGTGGACTGGGAAGGCTATCGCAAAATTTATCAACGCTTCCTGCCTTATATAAATAATGAATACGACTTCCGTGATATGCTCGGCGAATTACTTGGCGAACTGAATGCTTCGCATACAGGTGCCCGTTACTATGGTAGCAGTCCGTCGCTGACAACGGCAACTTTAGGACTTTTCTACGATGACACATACGATGGTGATGGCTTAAAAATAGAAGAAGTTATTAAGCGTGGACCATTTACTGTGCGAAATACAGGTGTAACTGCAGGTTGCATTATTGAAAAGATAGATGGAGAACCTATACTGAAAGGTAAAGACTACAACTACTTACTTGATGGAAAAGCAGGCAAGCGAGTTATTGTTTCGGTTTATAACCCTGCAAATAAAAAACATTTCGACGTTACTGTGAAGGCTATCAGTAAAGGTATGCAGGACGAACTGCTGTACAAACGCTGGGTAGACCGTAATCGTGCCTTTGTCGATAGCATATCGGGAGGACGAATAGCCTATGTCCATGTAAAAGGAATGAACAGTCCGAGCTTCCGTACAGTATATAGCGAGCTGCTGAGTGCAGAAAACCGTGTGAAAGATGCCGTAATTGTAGACGAAAGACATAATGGCGGAGGCTGGCTGCACGATGACCTCTGCACACTTTTAAGTGGAAAAGAGTATCAAAAGTTTATACCTCATGGCAAGCATATTGGTAACGACCCATTCAACAAATGGAACAAACCATCGTGCGTATTAATTTGCGAAGACGATTATAGCAACGGAATGGGCTTCCCGCAAATTTATAAATACCTTGGTATTGGTAAGCTTGTTGGTGCGCCAATAGCAGGAACCATGACCGCCGTTTGGTGGGAAACACTTATAAATGGCATGGTTTTCGGTATTCCACAAGTAGGTTGCCAAGATATGAACGGTAGATTTGCCGAAAATCTACAACTCAATCCAGACGTTGAAGTGTATAACACACCAGCCGACTATATCAACGGCTACGACCGTCAGTTAGAAAAAGCTGTACACGAAATGATGAAGAAATAA